From a single Rosa rugosa chromosome 7, drRosRugo1.1, whole genome shotgun sequence genomic region:
- the LOC133721103 gene encoding protein PIN-LIKES 2-like translates to MNYSHKQRSISMENILASFQGTLKVEVLSAVVPLLMFLSMGLIGLVLAHPKYQLVPRATFTFLSKLVFVVFLPCLIFTYLGPTITLKNLLLWWFIPVNVVLSTAIGCVLGLLVALICRPPRDYFRFTIIMTAFGNTGNLPLAIVTSICQSDDNPFGSDCYNYGVSYVSFSQWVSVILVYTLVYHMMEPPLRDQSLLVEEEEEDDEDEIFEEIMSGPNYEDENHLSRPLLVEAEWPGIEDKETEHCKTPFIARLFTTRSSSARLSVSTIPDVIGSTEEEGTSNYSSKCLAEPRMVRKFRSVVGMTPIHYILQPPTIASLLAIIIGMVPTLKSIVYDDDAVLSFITDSLEILSEAMVPSAMLVLGGSLAQGPNESNLGVRTTVGIIIARLFILPLIGIGVIHLADEWNILIAGDQMFRLVLLLQYTMPSAILLGAIASLRGYAVKEASALLFWQHVVAVLSISFYIIVYFYILF, encoded by the coding sequence ATGAATTATAGCCACAAACAGAGGTCGATATCGATGGAAAACATACTTGCTTCATTCCAAGGAACTCTAAAAGTAGAAGTGCTAAGTGCAGTAGTGCCTTTATTGATGTTCCTGTCTATGGGTCTGATTGGCTTAGTTCTTGCCCACCCAAAGTACCAACTAGTCCCCAGAGCTACTTTCACATTTCTAAGCAAGCTGGTCTTTGTTGTCTTCTTGCCCTGCTTGATCTTCACATATCTTGGCCCAACAATCACTCTCAAAAACTTGCTGCTCTGGTGGTTCATTCCTGTAAATGTTGTTCTAAGTACCGCCATTGGCTGCGTATTGGGGTTGCTGGTGGCGCTAATCTGTAGGCCTCCCCGCGACTACTTTCGATTCACCATAATAATGACTGCGTTTGGAAACACAGGTAATCTGCCCCTTGCAATTGTTACCTCTATTTGTCAAAGTGATGATAACCCTTTCGGTTCTGATTGTTACAACTATGGTGTGTCATATGTATCATTTTCCCAATGGGTTTCTGTTATTCTCGTTTACACACTTGTTTACCATATGATGGAGCCCCCATTAAGGGATCAAAGTCTACTcgttgaggaggaagaagaagatgatgaagatgagataTTTGAGGAAATTATGTCTGGTCCAAattatgaagatgaaaatcatcTGAGCAGGCCTCTTCTTGTTGAGGCTGAATGGCCTGGAATTGAAGATAAAGAAACTGAGCACTGTAAGACACCCTTTATTGCAAGACTTTTTACTACTAGAAGCTCCTCTGCTCGACTTTCAGTCTCAACTATTCCAGATGTAATCGGCTCAACTGAAGAAGAGGGAACATCCAACTACAGTTCCAAGTGTTTGGCTGAGCCTAGAATGGTAAGGAAGTTCAGATCAGTAGTGGGGATGACACCAATTCATTACATTCTTCAGCCCCCAACAATTGCTTCCCTCTTGGCTATTATCATTGGGATGGTCCCCACGTTGAAATCAATTGTTTACGATGACGATGCAGTTCTTTCATTTATTACAGACAGCTTAGAAATTCTATCCGAGGCTATGGTGCCTTCAGCTATGCTTGTTCTTGGAGGATCGCTTGCTCAAGGACCAAATGAATCCAATCTCGGAGTTCGAACTACAGTTGGGATTATTATTGCAAGACTTTTTATACTTCCTTTGATTGGAATTGGTGTCATTCATTTGGCCGATGAATGGAATATTCTGATAGCCGGAGATCAAATGTTCCGGTTGGTACTTTTGCTGCAGTACACAATGCCAAGTGCCATCTTGTTAGGAGCAATTGCAAGCTTGAGGGGTTATGCAGTTAAGGAGGCTTCAGCACTGCTCTTCTGGCAGCATGTTGTTGCTGTTTTGTCCATTTCATTCTATATAATTGTCTACTTCTATATCTTGTTTTGA
- the LOC133722040 gene encoding uncharacterized protein LOC133722040, with translation MGDHFVLLVDRLITEASLEDAIESKYLLQHPTQTASHNNMDSSHKIDVNTQSSARKFVECRICHDEDDDSNMEAPCSCCGSLKYAHRKCVQRWCNEKGDTICEICRQQFKPDYTAPPPLFHYGGIPMNFRGNWEISRRDLQNPGFLAMVTTDLEYMNNDFDDEYSAPSSRSLLCCRIVAITFMVLLVLRHMLPVIISGAGEYTLTLFTLMMLRTIGILFPIYILVRAFTAIQRRRQQQDSRISLGASDEENDLAYPSRFIQIQ, from the exons ATGGGGGATCATTTTGTGTTGTTGGTGGATCGATTGATCACTGAAGCTTCCCTTGAAGATGCTATAGAGAGCAAATATCTGTTGCAGCACCCAACACAGACAGCTAGCCACAATAATATGGATTCTTCCCATAAAATAGACGTGAATACCCAGTCATCTGCTAGAAAATTTGTAGAATGTAGGATTTGCCACGATGAGGATGATGACTCAAACATGGAAGCACCATGTTCTTGCTGTGGTAGCTTGAAG TATGCTCACCGTAAGTGTGTTCAGAGGTGGTGCAACGAGAAGGGTGATACAATATGTGAGATTTGCCGCCAG CAATTCAAGCCAGATTATACTGCACCACCTCCTCTATTTCATTACGGTGGTATTCCAATGAACTTCCG GGGGAATTGGGAGATTTCTAGAAGAGACTTGCAGAATCCGGGATTCCTAGCAATGGTTACTACTGATCTTGAGTACATGAATAACGACTTTGATGATGAATATTCAGCTCCCTCTTCGAGAAGCTTGCTATGCTGCCGTATAGTTGCTATAACT TTTATGGTTCTTCTGGTTTTACGCCATATGCTTCCAGTCATAATTAGTGGAGCTGGAGAGTACACATTGACACTGTTCACA TTAATGATGTTGAGAACAATTGGGATTCTTTTTCCAATTTATATCTTGGTTAGAGCATTCACTGCTATCCAACGTCGACGACAACAACAG GATTCTCGAATTTCTCTTGGCGCATCAGATGAAGAAAATGACTTGGCATATCCGTCACGTTTTATTCAAATTCAATAG